TTCTGGACGCGCCTGGAGTCCTATGACCCGCTTGTGTCCGGAGGAGCCATGGCCTACATCCTCAGTCAGCCTTTACATTCTGGGGCTGGAATTTAGAAAGCGGGGACTAACAGGAGATCATCTGAACTTGGGTCTTTCGTAAGACTTGATTTTCTCAAATAGCGGTCCCCCTCCATCTGAAAGTGATTCAGTCGATGCTCTAAGACACATTCTGCCCACGTGGAGTTTTGGAGAAATGCTCCCAGAGGGTATGCGGAAGGCCCGGCTGCTTCTGAGCACCTGCGGACGAACACTGAGAGGATGCAGTTTCCCATGACGTTAGGGACCGTATCAGCTTAAGCTTCCATCCCTCAGAGCCAGGGTTGGGAGGGTAAGGGAATTGCTCATGGGTGTggaaacttaagaaagaaatcaagcaaTAAATCAAgactttgtctttgtcttttcatttagtGGAATAGAAGATGAACTCAACTGAATTCAGTGAAGATGtagaagaaggtaaaaaaaaagcttctttttaaaaagtatttttaatttagtattttctattAGGTCATACACTACAtggttcaaaaatataaaaagttacatAATGGAGAATCAATGGAAATTCTCCTCCCACACCTGGTTCCCATCCCCCTCTACCCATACAGCTGCTAGAAGTGTCTGATGTACCTTTCcagagttactttttaaaaagtatttaaaatgtagtatttgtttctttctctccatctcctgtcTTTCTCCCCCAAAAGGACTTTAAAACCAGTTTGAACAAAAAGTTCTTAGAATGTGGTTTTATTGTATAGCGCTAACGCGGTAAGATAAAAATCGCTAGGTTGGAAAGCACAGTTTTATTGTGACTACACTTTATTATCTGAGTGATAGTGTCAAAGGGCAGCCCACACACACCCGGTTGCCCAGGGAACCCTGCTAACCTCCGAGCGGCCCAGTGGTCTTTCCCGCTGAGCCCTATTTCTTCTCTGCCACAGTTCTAAAAAATAACACTGTGAAAGTGGAGACAGAGGCCGAAGATGCTGCCCTGGACTGCTCAGTGAGTTCCAGGTCTTCCGAGAAGCACCCTCTGGACAGCGTCTTCACTGCCCTCCAGGATTCCAGCAAGCGA
Above is a window of Ailuropoda melanoleuca isolate Jingjing unplaced genomic scaffold, ASM200744v2 unplaced-scaffold68663, whole genome shotgun sequence DNA encoding:
- the LOC100477306 gene encoding BEN domain-containing protein 3; this translates as MNSTEFSEDVEEVLKNNTVKVETEAEDAALDCSVSSRSSEKHPLDSVFTALQDSSKRKQPGGDGQPDSVPSVKRRRLIPEVRAQPLPLFAWALTL